The DNA sequence TTGGAAGAGATTATGGAAGAGAAGGTCTCTATCGTATTCGAAGGGCTGGTCGAGGAATCATCCTAGCGACCAGCCCTTCTTTTTATTAAGCGTTATTCAAACATGGCCCACTTGTACTGAACATTCCCCAAACCGGAGATGACGACATCCTTCAAATTTGGATTTTTCGCATATACCGTTGATTTGAAGTAGAACGGGATGACCGGCATCTCGTCTACGAGAATCTTCTCCGCGTTTTGCAAAATCGCTTTTCGCTTTGCGGCATCCTTTTCTTTGGAGGAGGTAGCCAAGAGATCCTCGAATTTTTTCTTCTCCCAGTTCGTATGGTTATTTCCTTCCTTGGTACGGAAGATCTCTAGGAAGTTGATCGGATCGTTGAAATCCCCCGTCCATCCCATCCGCGCTACTTGATACTTTCCGTTTTTCACGTTTTCGTAATAGACGTTCCATTCCTGATTTTCCAGCTTGACGTGCACACCCAGATTTTTTTGCCACATGTCCTGAACGGCTTGGGCAATTTTCGCCTGCGCTTCCTCCGTGTTGTAAGAAAGGGTGATCGGCGGCAGCTTATCTACACTCGCATAGCCTTCCTCTTTCATCCCCTCTGCCAGAAGCTGCTTGGCTTTTTCCACATCGTTGTCCTTGAACAGCCCTTGCTCATTTTCTGCAAACATCGTAGGCGGTACTACCGCTGTCGCGACCAGCTCGCCTCCCTGTGTCACATTGTCCACCAAGTCTTTCCTATTGATCGCGTAGGCGAACGCCTGACGAATCTTTTTGTTGTGAAACGGCTTTTGTACGGTATTGAACTCATACCAGTAGGTGCCTGCTTTTGGCGTGATTTCCAAGAGTCCTTTTTCCTTGAGCGACTGCATCGCATCAAGCGGCAAATTACCAGTTGGCGCTCCTGCCCAATCCAGATCGCCATTCTCCAGCATGGATAGCTCCGTATTGGCGTCGTTGATCATGTTCATCTCAATCTTCGTCAGCTTTACCGACTGGGCATCCCAATAGTTTTCGTTCTTTTCCAGGACGAGCTTTGTTTTATGTTCCCAGGAGGTCATCTTGAAAGGTCCGTTGGAAGTGTAGTCAGGTCCCGCTTCCTTGGCCCAGTCCGGGTGGTCCTTTACCACTTTCGTATTCAAAGGGAAGTACGTATAGAAAGCGGTCAGCTCCAGGAAGAAAGGAGTCGGATTCTCCAGCTGGACGACCAAGGTTTTGTCATCCTGGGCCTTTACGCCAATCTCCTCTGGTTTTGCTTTGCCGTTAAACGCCGCTTCTGCATTTTTCACGTAGAACAGCTGGTACGCATACTCGGATCCATTTTTCGCATCCAGCGTCCATTTCCAGGCGTTTTCAAAATCTTGTGCCGTCACTGGATCGCCATTGGACCATTTTGCATTGTCTCGTAGTTTAAATGTATAGGTCAACAGATCGTCCGAAGCCTGGATGCCCTCTGCAATCGCAGGCTGCGGCACTCCGTCCTTGTCGATACGGGTCAGCCCCTCAAATGTCTGGAAAATGACGTTGGAAGACCATACATCAGTAATGAGGCCAGGATGCAGCGATAATGGCTCCGTAAAGTTGTTCAGTCGAAGCACTTGCTCCGGTTCCTTTTTCTCCGGCGCGGGTGCTGGCGCTGGTTGGGCTGCAGGTGCTGGTTGCGTCTGATCACTTGGTTTCGCTGCATCCTGATTTTGTGCACATGCTGCGAGGGAAACGGTCAAGCCAGCCGCCAAAACGGCCTTCATCGTGCGTTGCCACCAACTCTTCTTTGTCTTATGTAGCATTCTTTATTCCCCTTCCTGAGGGAGCCGTTGCTGCTCTGCGCGCTGTTGCCATTCTTTCAGCTCTGTCTTGATTTGATAAAGCTCAGCTCGCGTCTCTAGCTTGAATGCTTTCATTTCGCTTTTGATGCAAGCCAGCTCATGAAACAGCTTTTCCCACATTTCCTGATCCTTGTCCATGTTCGCCTCCTTTCCGATCAGTGCACGGCTGGCAGTTGAATGATGACCTGCGTGCCCTTCCCTAACTCACTCTCAAAGAGGATCGTTCCCTGCATTGCTTCGATAATGCGGCAGGTCACCATCAGCCCTAGTCCGGTGCCTTTTTCCTTGGTCGAATAAAAGGGGAGTCCAATCTGCCGAATTTGCTCAGGAGAGATTCCCTCGCCCTCGTCGCGTATCACGATCACGACAGATGAATTCGCCTGCTCTACGGTCACGTGTAGGGAACCACCTTCCGTCATCGCCTCAATGCCATTTTTCATCAAATTCATCAGCGCCTGCTTGAGTTTGACCGGATTGCTAATGACGTGCAGCCCTGGTTCCGCTCGCGTCACAATCTCTACGCCGTTCATCACCGCGTAGGATGACATCAGAGCTGTCGTCTCCGAAACGATGTGCGTTAACTCTACCCGACTCATGACGTCGCCCTGGGGCTTGGCCAGATTGAGATAATCAGAGATGATCCACTCTGCCCGGTCGAGTTCTGTTAGGACGAGCTTTATGTATTCGTAGTTCTTGGGGTTGG is a window from the Brevibacillus choshinensis genome containing:
- a CDS encoding peptide ABC transporter substrate-binding protein, encoding MKAVLAAGLTVSLAACAQNQDAAKPSDQTQPAPAAQPAPAPAPEKKEPEQVLRLNNFTEPLSLHPGLITDVWSSNVIFQTFEGLTRIDKDGVPQPAIAEGIQASDDLLTYTFKLRDNAKWSNGDPVTAQDFENAWKWTLDAKNGSEYAYQLFYVKNAEAAFNGKAKPEEIGVKAQDDKTLVVQLENPTPFFLELTAFYTYFPLNTKVVKDHPDWAKEAGPDYTSNGPFKMTSWEHKTKLVLEKNENYWDAQSVKLTKIEMNMINDANTELSMLENGDLDWAGAPTGNLPLDAMQSLKEKGLLEITPKAGTYWYEFNTVQKPFHNKKIRQAFAYAINRKDLVDNVTQGGELVATAVVPPTMFAENEQGLFKDNDVEKAKQLLAEGMKEEGYASVDKLPPITLSYNTEEAQAKIAQAVQDMWQKNLGVHVKLENQEWNVYYENVKNGKYQVARMGWTGDFNDPINFLEIFRTKEGNNHTNWEKKKFEDLLATSSKEKDAAKRKAILQNAEKILVDEMPVIPFYFKSTVYAKNPNLKDVVISGLGNVQYKWAMFE